The DNA window AATAACCTTAATTCGCTCCATGCGAGCTTTGTCCGAGAAGACCGAGGCAATAGCCAACCGTTTCATCTTCTTCGGAAATTTGGTCCCATACAAACGAGGGTGCGGACCAAAAACAATACCACCCCCACGCCACAGAGGTGAACGTATAGTACCGGCGCGCGCGCGTCCAGTCCCTTTTTGCTTCCAGGGCTTCTTTCCGCCGCCGGAAACATCCTTGCGAGTCTTCGAGTCAGAGTTTCCTTGACGCTGACGAGCAAGCAGATTCACAATATACTGGTGGACCAGCGCTTCGTTTGGTTCAATTCCGAAAAGCTCGGCTTTTAACGTAACCGAGCCTATCTGCGAACCTTCCTGATTAT is part of the Candidatus Zixiibacteriota bacterium genome and encodes:
- the rplD gene encoding 50S ribosomal protein L4; the encoded protein is MDTTLYNQEGSQIGSVTLKAELFGIEPNEALVHQYIVNLLARQRQGNSDSKTRKDVSGGGKKPWKQKGTGRARAGTIRSPLWRGGGIVFGPHPRLYGTKFPKKMKRLAIASVFSDKARMERIKVIDKIEMAEFKTKSIVAMLSKLSLAGKKCIILDEGRNEKLWYSCRNLPGIRYGRAALANGYELLHADYIVFTKAGLEKAEEVFA